One Methanomassiliicoccales archaeon genomic region harbors:
- a CDS encoding DUF58 domain-containing protein yields the protein MTPRRKALTARIAPIAVIMMTGLFLGNMALMIISLVPWFFLAFSIAIPGPRVSRLEGEIKKGAIFVGRDLKVERETTIDHGMGLVVLAESISPTFEQRDGKAIRVLWKGRGVLNAPFNYTIRPMRRGEYDIGNVRSEGIHFSGLFPSDQNVWGSKRSLHVEQMVMRAAEIRDPRLESRMPMPASVMSSHGAQTTNFLDIRRYQRGDQFRSINWKATVRSGDVEALRPLVNEYEREGRRKVWILVDDSERMRVGSEAESAFECALHAARALSDFYLQRNCLVGAALIHQGRCQLPEGGRRQKVMLADMLYRANVKGSSGSLTGFVHGHRGHLRQGNPLFIIISILDRGSQPELRDGLKELRRNSGPKSRFLLIDVDLKNIASRDEVESLGIQLRGLEETTVRGHIKKLGVRVVSWEPREQDLFQVLLTSRAVGGEFGS from the coding sequence ATGACCCCTCGCAGAAAGGCGCTGACCGCCAGGATCGCCCCTATCGCGGTCATTATGATGACCGGTCTGTTCCTGGGGAACATGGCACTGATGATCATCTCGTTGGTACCCTGGTTCTTCCTGGCATTCAGCATAGCCATACCCGGACCGCGCGTCTCCAGGTTGGAGGGGGAGATCAAAAAGGGAGCGATCTTCGTGGGTCGCGATCTGAAGGTGGAAAGGGAGACGACCATCGATCACGGCATGGGGCTGGTCGTTCTGGCGGAATCGATCTCGCCCACCTTCGAACAGAGGGATGGAAAAGCCATACGTGTTCTCTGGAAAGGCAGAGGGGTCCTCAACGCTCCTTTCAACTACACCATAAGACCGATGCGCCGCGGGGAGTACGATATCGGCAACGTGAGGAGCGAGGGAATACATTTTTCCGGACTCTTTCCCAGTGATCAGAATGTCTGGGGAAGTAAAAGGTCCCTGCATGTGGAGCAGATGGTCATGCGGGCGGCGGAGATCAGGGACCCACGTCTGGAATCACGCATGCCCATGCCCGCATCGGTCATGAGCTCTCACGGAGCACAGACCACGAACTTTCTCGATATACGTCGTTATCAGCGGGGGGACCAGTTCCGCTCCATCAATTGGAAGGCCACGGTACGTTCGGGTGATGTGGAAGCACTGCGTCCCTTGGTGAACGAATACGAACGTGAAGGTCGTCGTAAGGTGTGGATACTGGTGGACGATTCTGAGCGCATGAGGGTAGGTAGTGAGGCCGAGAGCGCCTTCGAGTGCGCCCTGCACGCTGCCCGGGCGCTCTCCGACTTCTATCTGCAACGTAATTGTCTGGTGGGCGCGGCGCTCATCCATCAGGGACGGTGTCAGCTGCCGGAGGGCGGAAGACGTCAGAAGGTCATGCTGGCCGATATGCTGTATCGGGCGAATGTCAAGGGCAGTTCCGGCAGTTTGACCGGTTTCGTCCACGGCCACCGGGGTCATCTAAGGCAGGGCAACCCTCTGTTCATCATCATCTCGATCCTCGATCGGGGCAGCCAGCCAGAGCTCAGAGATGGATTGAAGGAACTGAGGCGCAATTCCGGTCCCAAATCTCGATTCCTGCTCATCGACGTGGACCTTAAGAACATTGCCAGCCGGGACGAGGTGGAAAGCCTGGGTATACAGCTGCGGGGGTTGGAGGAGACCACTGTCCGAGGGCACATCAAGAAGTTGGGCGTGCGGGTCGTCTCCTGGGAGCCCCGGGAGCAGGACCTCTTCCAGGTTTTATTGACATCCAGGGCGGTCGGGGGTGAGTTCGGGTCATGA
- a CDS encoding MoxR family ATPase produces the protein MEREGEAVEIKEFKSLSREFIDVIGGLFVSDETVVRKTLSAALANGHVLFEDMPGLGKTLLAKSFAKASGCRWSRVQFTPDIMPADILGTRIWVPRSGEFVLEKGPIFTNILLADEINRAPPKTQSALLEAMEERQVTIEGNTLTLTRPFFVIATQNPIEHEGTFPLPEAQMDRFLLRMRTGYVKDLDSEMEILNRRVRWRSEDPVADLRPVVSQERFVEMQAVVEESIFVHPVLISYICQLVRATREHFAVEAGSSPRGSLALMKLSRAHAAIMGRDFVTPDDVKLFALEALSHRIILKMEYEVEGEITPAQVVEEVLKGVEVPKDFGR, from the coding sequence ATGGAACGGGAAGGTGAAGCGGTGGAGATCAAGGAGTTCAAGAGTTTGTCTCGGGAGTTCATAGATGTCATAGGCGGACTGTTCGTCAGCGATGAGACGGTGGTGCGCAAGACATTGAGCGCGGCCCTGGCCAACGGTCACGTTCTCTTCGAGGACATGCCCGGATTGGGAAAGACCCTGCTGGCCAAATCCTTCGCAAAGGCCAGTGGTTGCCGGTGGAGCAGGGTACAGTTCACCCCCGACATCATGCCTGCGGATATTCTGGGGACCAGGATATGGGTCCCCAGGAGCGGGGAGTTCGTGCTGGAGAAGGGGCCGATATTCACCAACATTCTGCTGGCCGATGAGATCAACCGCGCACCGCCGAAGACGCAGAGCGCCTTGCTGGAAGCAATGGAGGAGAGACAGGTGACCATTGAAGGCAACACGCTGACCCTCACCCGTCCCTTCTTCGTCATCGCCACTCAGAACCCTATCGAGCACGAGGGCACCTTCCCATTGCCAGAAGCGCAGATGGACCGTTTTCTGCTACGCATGCGGACCGGGTACGTCAAGGACCTCGATTCAGAGATGGAGATACTGAACCGTCGGGTGCGATGGCGAAGCGAAGATCCGGTGGCGGACCTGAGGCCGGTGGTCAGTCAGGAACGTTTCGTGGAGATGCAGGCCGTGGTGGAGGAAAGCATATTCGTGCATCCTGTGCTCATCTCCTACATATGCCAGCTTGTCCGCGCGACCCGGGAGCATTTCGCGGTGGAGGCAGGTTCCAGTCCCAGAGGCTCCTTGGCACTGATGAAGCTGTCCCGGGCTCACGCTGCCATCATGGGACGCGATTTCGTCACCCCGGACGACGTGAAGCTGTTCGCCCTGGAGGCTTTGTCCCACCGTATCATCCTGAAGATGGAGTACGAGGTGGAGGGTGAAATAACCCCTGCCCAGGTGGTCGAGGAGGTCCTGAAGGGCGTCGAGGTGCCCAAGGACTTCGGCCGGTGA